The proteins below are encoded in one region of Acidimicrobiales bacterium:
- a CDS encoding sulfite oxidase-like oxidoreductase, with product MARFTRGFSGRRRGGEDQRLPPGQYDAGNTWPVLNAEITPKIDPATWTFTVEGLVEQPTTWTWDDVHALAPSSYQGAIHCVTTWSKFDMTFTGVAVDTLLEIARPQPTATHVVAFSQTGYTTNLPLADVTDGKAWITWEVDGEPLSRDHGGPVRMIVPHLYFWKSAKWVAGLRLLDHDEPGFWEVNGYHDRGDPWLEQRYQGD from the coding sequence ATGGCGCGCTTCACCCGAGGGTTCAGCGGTCGGCGGCGCGGTGGGGAAGACCAGCGGCTCCCGCCCGGCCAGTACGACGCCGGCAACACCTGGCCGGTCCTCAACGCCGAGATTACCCCCAAGATCGACCCCGCCACGTGGACCTTCACCGTGGAGGGCCTGGTCGAGCAGCCCACCACCTGGACGTGGGACGACGTCCACGCCCTTGCGCCGTCGAGCTACCAGGGCGCCATCCACTGCGTCACCACGTGGTCGAAGTTCGACATGACCTTCACCGGCGTCGCCGTCGACACCCTGCTGGAGATCGCCCGGCCCCAGCCGACCGCCACCCACGTCGTCGCCTTCTCGCAGACCGGCTACACCACCAACCTCCCGCTGGCCGACGTCACCGACGGCAAGGCCTGGATCACCTGGGAGGTCGACGGCGAGCCGCTGTCCCGTGACCACGGCGGCCCGGTCCGCATGATCGTGCCGCACCTCTACTTCTGGAAGAGCGCCAAGTGGGTCGCCGGCCTGCGCCTCCTCGACCACGACGAGCCGGGCTTCTGGGAGGTCAACGGCTACCACGACCGGGGCGACCCCTGGCTGGAGCAGCGCTACCAGGGCGACTGA
- a CDS encoding M50 family metallopeptidase: MSSVGDVASAERRELTTTVGVTAALWLLFSAAWPLLPVRWFVTLVHEAGHAAAATVLGGDVSSVTVNRHGGGLTQWSYPGEIPTLQRVLVASAGYVGAAVVGGVMIELAARLRRGRAALLALAALVALIGVAWVPWRFDAEGSVAQATGSSSGDGRFSTVFWLVAAAALVGLAVQPSERLRRVTVLALATSLCLASIDDLRRVLEVSSRGGHSDAAAAAAVTPLSSWMWSAVWLLIGVGACAAGLWSALSSRKRQ; encoded by the coding sequence ATGTCGTCGGTCGGGGATGTGGCGTCGGCGGAGCGCCGCGAGCTCACCACCACCGTCGGGGTGACCGCGGCGCTGTGGCTGCTGTTCTCGGCGGCGTGGCCGCTCCTGCCGGTCCGCTGGTTCGTCACGCTGGTGCACGAGGCGGGGCACGCCGCCGCGGCGACGGTGCTCGGCGGCGACGTGAGCAGCGTGACCGTCAACCGCCACGGCGGCGGGCTGACGCAGTGGAGCTACCCCGGGGAGATCCCGACGCTGCAGCGGGTGCTGGTGGCCTCCGCGGGCTACGTGGGTGCGGCGGTGGTCGGCGGCGTGATGATCGAGCTGGCCGCCCGGCTGCGTCGGGGGCGGGCGGCGCTGCTGGCGCTGGCGGCCCTGGTGGCGCTGATCGGGGTGGCCTGGGTGCCGTGGCGGTTCGACGCCGAGGGGTCGGTGGCGCAGGCCACCGGCTCGTCGTCGGGTGACGGCCGGTTCTCGACGGTGTTCTGGCTGGTGGCGGCGGCCGCCCTGGTGGGCCTGGCGGTGCAGCCGTCGGAGCGGTTGCGACGGGTGACGGTCTTGGCGTTGGCGACCTCGCTGTGCCTCGCCAGCATCGACGACCTCCGCCGGGTGCTCGAGGTCTCCAGCCGGGGCGGCCACTCCGACGCCGCCGCGGCGGCCGCGGTGACGCCGCTGTCGTCGTGGATGTGGTCGGCGGTGTGGCTGCTGATCGGCGTGGGTGCGTGCGCGGCGGGCCTGTGGTCGGCGCTGTCCTCGCGGAAGAGGCAGTGA
- a CDS encoding ParB/RepB/Spo0J family partition protein codes for MQGQRIEDVLIERLRFGLSPRRELCDGGHVAALAEVLDDVPPILVHLPTLRVIDGVHRVHAALSLGRVTIRAVLFDGDETAAHIEAVRSNVTHGKPLTLGEREKAATRIVELVPEWSDRRIAGVSGLSPKTVARLRGRATEDSDQSRARIGRDGRKRPVDPSEVRRRVAEVVRSDPDASTRSIASLTGASQATVRDVRQRLGRGASELAARSGRRRKRKQAQEEPGAAPPPEPTGPDFVAWFEQRRIDEADWQLFVHDLPISRVYEVADACRRYSAAWRAFAIALEDRARAHRRSSGHIAAPTPTASD; via the coding sequence ATGCAGGGCCAGCGGATCGAGGACGTCCTCATCGAGCGCTTGCGATTCGGGTTGTCGCCTCGGCGGGAGCTCTGCGACGGTGGGCACGTCGCGGCCCTGGCCGAGGTGCTCGACGACGTGCCGCCGATCCTCGTCCACCTCCCCACGCTGCGGGTGATCGACGGCGTGCACCGGGTGCACGCGGCGCTCTCGCTGGGGCGGGTGACGATCCGGGCGGTGCTCTTCGACGGCGACGAGACCGCGGCGCACATCGAGGCGGTGCGCAGCAACGTCACCCACGGCAAGCCACTCACGCTGGGGGAGCGGGAGAAGGCGGCGACCCGGATCGTCGAGCTGGTGCCCGAGTGGTCGGACCGGCGCATCGCCGGCGTCAGTGGGCTGTCGCCGAAGACCGTCGCCCGGCTGCGGGGCCGCGCAACCGAGGATTCTGATCAGTCACGCGCCCGCATCGGGCGTGACGGGCGGAAGCGGCCGGTCGACCCGTCCGAGGTCCGGCGTCGCGTCGCCGAGGTGGTGCGGTCCGACCCCGACGCCTCGACCCGGTCGATCGCCTCCCTCACCGGCGCCTCGCAGGCGACCGTGCGCGACGTGCGCCAGCGGCTCGGCCGGGGTGCCAGCGAGTTGGCGGCCCGCTCGGGTCGGCGCCGCAAGCGCAAACAGGCCCAGGAGGAGCCCGGCGCGGCGCCGCCCCCGGAGCCGACCGGCCCCGACTTCGTGGCGTGGTTCGAGCAACGCCGCATCGACGAGGCCGACTGGCAGCTGTTCGTCCACGACCTGCCGATCAGCCGGGTCTACGAGGTCGCCGACGCCTGCCGCCGCTACAGCGCCGCCTGGCGTGCCTTCGCGATCGCCCTGGAGGACCGCGCCCGCGCCCACCGCCGCTCCTCCGGCCACATCGCCGCCCCCACCCCCACCGCCTCCGACTGA
- a CDS encoding nucleoside deaminase produces the protein MTSRDPFVDAALAEALAGRDEGGIPIGSVLVIDGEIVGRGHNRRVQDGSVVLHAEMDCLERAGRRSAADYRRATIYSTLSPCDMCSGAILLYGIPRVVIGESRTFAGPEAYVASRGVEVEVVDDPRCVALMDEFVAAHPDLWNEDIGE, from the coding sequence ATGACCAGCCGCGATCCGTTCGTCGACGCCGCTCTTGCCGAGGCTCTGGCGGGCCGGGACGAGGGCGGCATCCCGATCGGCTCGGTGCTCGTGATCGACGGCGAGATCGTCGGCCGGGGCCACAACCGGCGGGTGCAGGACGGCAGCGTGGTGCTCCACGCCGAGATGGACTGCCTGGAGCGGGCGGGACGGCGGTCGGCGGCCGACTACCGGCGGGCCACCATCTACTCCACGCTCTCGCCGTGCGACATGTGCAGCGGGGCGATCCTGCTGTACGGCATCCCGCGGGTGGTGATCGGCGAGAGCCGCACGTTCGCCGGGCCCGAGGCCTACGTGGCATCGCGGGGCGTGGAGGTGGAGGTGGTCGACGACCCCCGCTGCGTGGCCCTCATGGACGAGTTCGTGGCCGCCCACCCCGACCTCTGGAACGAGGACATCGGCGAGTAG
- a CDS encoding family 2B encapsulin nanocompartment shell protein, which produces MTETMDPAAATENGHSQLSLGTDAARNLATTTKTIPQMQGITSRWLLKMLPWVQVNGGAYRVNRRLTYALGDGRVSFTATGADVRVIPNELRELPLLRALDDEGVLQALADRFVQVDVGPGELLAETGGLADRIVLIAHGKVNKVVPGKYEGETLLDVLADGDFFGDQQLAQPESEWPFTAKAVTACTLLTLSRPGLEELITMSEGLRAHVDEYRNAPPRAQNSRGEAEIELSSAHEGEALVAGTFVDYEARPREYQLSVAQTVLRVHSRVADLYNDPMDQVEQQLRLTIEALRERQEHEMVNNREFGLLHNADFGERLRTRSGPPTPDDLDELISRRTKPQLFLAHPRAIAAFGRECTRRGVYPDAVDVGGHSLPAWRGVPVFPCNKIPISDRGTTSIMVMRLGEEDRGVVGLHQTGIPDEYQPSLSVRFMGISERAIISYLVSAYYSVAVLVPDALGVLEDVEIGQFDD; this is translated from the coding sequence ATGACGGAGACCATGGACCCGGCCGCCGCCACCGAGAACGGCCACTCGCAGCTGAGCCTGGGCACGGACGCCGCCCGCAACCTGGCCACCACCACCAAGACCATCCCCCAGATGCAGGGCATCACCTCCCGGTGGCTGCTGAAGATGCTGCCCTGGGTGCAGGTGAACGGCGGCGCCTACCGGGTGAACCGTCGCCTCACCTACGCGCTGGGCGACGGCCGCGTCAGCTTCACCGCCACCGGTGCCGACGTGCGGGTGATCCCCAACGAGCTGCGGGAGCTGCCACTGCTCCGCGCCCTCGACGACGAGGGGGTGCTCCAGGCGCTGGCCGACCGCTTCGTACAGGTGGACGTCGGGCCGGGGGAGCTGCTCGCCGAGACGGGCGGGCTCGCCGACCGCATCGTCCTCATCGCCCACGGCAAGGTCAACAAGGTGGTCCCCGGCAAGTACGAGGGCGAGACGCTGCTCGACGTGCTGGCGGACGGCGACTTCTTCGGCGACCAGCAGCTGGCCCAGCCCGAGAGCGAGTGGCCCTTCACCGCCAAGGCCGTCACCGCCTGCACGCTGCTGACGCTGTCGCGGCCGGGCCTCGAGGAGCTGATCACCATGTCGGAGGGGCTGCGGGCGCACGTCGACGAGTACCGCAACGCCCCACCGCGCGCCCAGAACAGCCGCGGCGAGGCGGAGATCGAGCTGAGCTCGGCCCACGAGGGCGAGGCCCTGGTGGCCGGCACGTTCGTCGACTACGAGGCCAGGCCCCGGGAGTACCAGCTCAGCGTCGCCCAGACCGTGCTGCGGGTGCACAGCCGGGTGGCCGACCTCTACAACGACCCGATGGACCAGGTGGAGCAGCAGCTGCGGCTCACCATCGAGGCCCTGCGCGAGCGCCAGGAGCACGAGATGGTGAACAACCGCGAGTTCGGCCTGCTGCACAACGCCGACTTCGGGGAGCGCCTCCGCACCCGCTCCGGCCCGCCCACTCCCGACGACCTGGACGAGCTGATCTCGCGGCGCACCAAGCCGCAGCTGTTCCTGGCTCACCCGCGGGCCATCGCCGCGTTCGGCCGCGAGTGCACCCGGCGCGGCGTGTACCCGGACGCGGTCGACGTCGGCGGCCACTCGCTGCCGGCGTGGCGCGGCGTGCCGGTCTTCCCGTGCAACAAGATCCCGATCAGCGACCGCGGCACCACGTCGATCATGGTCATGCGGCTCGGCGAGGAGGACCGGGGCGTGGTGGGCCTGCACCAGACCGGCATCCCCGACGAGTACCAACCCAGCCTGTCGGTGCGGTTCATGGGCATCAGCGAGCGGGCGATCATCTCCTACCTGGTGAGCGCCTACTACTCGGTGGCGGTGCTGGTGCCGGACGCGCTCGGGGTGCTCGAGGACGTGGAGATCGGCCAGTTCGATGACTAG
- a CDS encoding DUF2510 domain-containing protein — METTSTPGWYTDPTGRHEYRYWTGSQWSSRVADSQAEVLNPTEALAEATAPDESVDLLPPDHVPTQSPTWRPRGRRRPRRRRTLAIAAGAVLALVAVAAVVLVVLDPGEVVSPDDPGSPGSSGSSPPEPDDPLTAAVAGYVTTTSAGAVDGADAGCMAESIVDTVGTDRLTEVGVLDGADLLTALNREEVQSGLPVAMECLDDATVEALIAATLKPTVLERLDAESPQCLVRGWMDGFGRERFVEIYALWASGASAELTTFLDPDELGTLGRVVAECKGAG, encoded by the coding sequence GTGGAGACGACGTCGACTCCGGGCTGGTACACGGACCCGACGGGACGGCACGAGTACCGCTACTGGACCGGAAGCCAGTGGTCGTCGCGCGTCGCCGACAGCCAGGCCGAGGTGCTCAACCCGACGGAGGCGCTCGCCGAAGCGACCGCGCCCGACGAATCGGTGGACCTCCTGCCACCGGACCACGTCCCGACCCAGAGCCCTACCTGGCGCCCACGCGGCCGGCGACGACCCCGCCGCCGGCGCACGCTGGCCATCGCCGCCGGCGCGGTCCTGGCCCTCGTGGCGGTGGCGGCCGTCGTGCTCGTCGTCCTCGACCCCGGCGAGGTGGTGAGTCCCGACGACCCGGGGTCGCCCGGGTCGTCCGGCTCCTCCCCGCCTGAGCCGGACGACCCGCTGACGGCGGCGGTGGCCGGCTACGTGACGACCACGTCGGCCGGTGCGGTCGACGGCGCCGACGCCGGCTGCATGGCGGAGAGCATCGTCGACACCGTGGGCACCGACCGGCTCACCGAGGTGGGCGTCCTCGACGGCGCCGACCTGCTCACGGCCCTGAACCGGGAGGAGGTGCAGTCCGGTCTGCCCGTGGCGATGGAGTGCCTCGACGACGCCACGGTGGAGGCGCTGATCGCCGCCACCCTCAAGCCCACCGTGCTCGAGCGACTCGACGCCGAGAGCCCGCAGTGCCTGGTGCGCGGCTGGATGGACGGCTTCGGCCGCGAGCGGTTCGTGGAGATCTACGCCCTCTGGGCCAGCGGTGCGTCGGCCGAGCTGACGACGTTCCTCGACCCGGACGAGCTCGGAACCCTCGGCCGCGTCGTCGCGGAGTGCAAGGGCGCCGGCTGA
- a CDS encoding DUF3050 domain-containing protein: MTLQVRDSQVVSPQLDSLRTALAEPLERVHTHPVYAAVDSVDDLRAFMEHHVWAVWDFMNLVKAIQQRYTSTVIPWTPRGDATVRRFVNEIVLEEESDEHPVGRGFCSHFELYVGSMEEVDARTEQVSRFVDSLGSGVDFEVALAASGCPPAVANFLSTTWTAAGASDEELVAAFAFGRETVIPIMFDRILHEAGALDDAELLRHYLVRHVQLDGDSHSDMAEYLLVSACGDNPERWARAEISARACLEARAQLWDAVGELVEAKLN; this comes from the coding sequence ATGACCTTGCAGGTGCGTGACTCGCAGGTGGTATCACCGCAGCTGGATTCGCTGCGGACAGCTCTGGCAGAACCGCTCGAGAGGGTCCACACCCATCCGGTGTACGCCGCGGTGGATTCGGTGGACGACCTCCGGGCCTTCATGGAGCACCACGTGTGGGCGGTGTGGGACTTCATGAACCTGGTGAAGGCCATCCAGCAGCGCTACACGTCCACGGTCATCCCGTGGACGCCGCGGGGCGACGCCACCGTGCGCCGCTTCGTCAACGAGATCGTGCTCGAGGAGGAGAGCGACGAGCACCCCGTCGGCCGCGGCTTCTGCAGCCACTTCGAGCTCTACGTGGGCTCGATGGAGGAGGTCGACGCCCGCACCGAGCAGGTGTCGCGCTTCGTCGACAGCCTCGGCTCCGGCGTCGACTTCGAGGTGGCGCTGGCGGCCAGTGGCTGCCCGCCGGCGGTGGCGAACTTCCTCAGCACCACGTGGACGGCGGCGGGGGCGAGCGACGAGGAGCTGGTGGCGGCGTTCGCCTTCGGTCGGGAGACGGTGATCCCGATCATGTTCGACCGCATCCTCCACGAGGCCGGCGCGCTCGACGACGCCGAGCTGCTGCGCCACTACCTGGTGCGCCACGTGCAGCTCGACGGCGACTCGCACAGCGACATGGCTGAGTACCTCCTGGTCTCCGCGTGCGGCGACAACCCCGAGCGCTGGGCGCGGGCCGAGATCTCGGCGCGGGCCTGCCTCGAGGCTCGGGCGCAGCTGTGGGACGCGGTCGGCGAGCTGGTGGAGGCCAAGCTCAACTGA
- the ispH gene encoding 4-hydroxy-3-methylbut-2-enyl diphosphate reductase, whose translation MSSEAEEVTPVERVLLATPRSFCAGVEMAIKALAWMVRTFDPPVFCYHEIVHNRLVVERFRRAGVVFVDDVDDVPAGAPLMLSAHGSAPEVVRAARRRSQLVVDAVCPLVQKVHHEVRQRSEKGHAVVYAGHATHDEAVGTLAVAPARTYLVGRPDDVVDLRDLDGPVAFLAQTTLGVDEWKEILAAARRRFGDVWVPSRSDLCFATTNRQAAVKAMAPRCDAVVVIGSANSSNTLALEKVARRSSGGARVVRVDGPDDVPAGLGATVGVTAGASAPDELVRRVVARLAPRYGVEMVDVTSEDEYFPPPRELRDLLRSRGEEGLLDDDRAVAASEVLDALRLAAPDATGTVTVVDAVPVLVPGAVPIPARATALQHLGAYSARVDATTADVVDDEVPDAWLRAAIGYHLGWHDEQLRPLAPDARTPAGKKLRATLAVLASRAADPTSTGDVDAVLPFAAAVELVHNWSLVHDDIEDGDRTRRGRPALWTVVGEPHAINIGDCTYALALRCIERSPAQTAELLSQLARTAVDLTVGQMRDLTFETVPDIGVDRYLEMIEGKTGALLRCATYGGALVGSGGDPAIAAAFGEFGRRLGLAFQIRDDVLGIWGTDTETGKPTGADIRRRKKSLPIVLGLERSQGTTRVLLQRLYAQQFPLTAADEQFVLEALDDCGAYGLAQAWARRHRGEALAALAPLAERAVAPDARAAFAALHLLADFVTERDH comes from the coding sequence TTGTCGTCCGAAGCCGAAGAGGTCACCCCGGTCGAGCGCGTGCTGCTCGCCACGCCGCGCAGCTTCTGCGCCGGAGTGGAGATGGCCATCAAGGCGCTGGCCTGGATGGTGCGGACCTTCGACCCGCCCGTCTTCTGCTACCACGAGATCGTCCACAACCGGCTGGTGGTCGAGCGCTTCCGCCGGGCTGGCGTGGTGTTCGTCGACGACGTGGACGACGTGCCCGCCGGAGCCCCGCTCATGCTGTCGGCGCACGGCTCGGCGCCCGAGGTGGTGCGGGCGGCCCGCCGGCGCTCACAGCTGGTGGTCGACGCGGTGTGCCCGCTGGTGCAGAAGGTGCACCACGAGGTGCGCCAGCGCAGCGAGAAGGGCCATGCCGTCGTCTACGCCGGGCACGCCACCCACGACGAGGCCGTCGGCACGCTGGCGGTGGCGCCGGCCCGGACTTACCTGGTGGGGCGGCCCGACGACGTGGTCGACCTGCGCGACCTCGACGGCCCGGTCGCCTTCCTGGCGCAGACCACGCTCGGGGTCGACGAGTGGAAGGAGATCCTGGCGGCGGCGCGGCGGCGCTTCGGCGACGTGTGGGTCCCGTCTCGCAGCGACCTGTGCTTCGCCACCACCAACCGCCAGGCGGCGGTGAAGGCGATGGCGCCGCGGTGCGACGCCGTGGTGGTCATCGGCTCGGCCAACTCGTCGAACACGCTGGCGCTGGAGAAGGTGGCGCGGCGGTCGTCCGGGGGTGCGCGGGTGGTGCGGGTCGACGGGCCCGACGACGTCCCGGCCGGCCTGGGCGCCACGGTCGGCGTCACCGCCGGGGCGTCGGCGCCCGACGAGCTGGTGCGCCGGGTGGTCGCCCGGCTGGCGCCCCGCTACGGCGTCGAGATGGTCGACGTGACCAGTGAGGACGAGTACTTCCCGCCGCCCCGGGAGCTGCGTGACCTGCTGCGGTCACGGGGCGAGGAGGGGTTGCTCGACGACGACCGCGCGGTGGCGGCCAGCGAGGTGCTCGACGCCCTGCGGTTGGCGGCACCGGACGCGACCGGAACGGTGACGGTCGTAGATGCGGTTCCGGTTCTGGTTCCCGGAGCTGTACCCATCCCCGCCCGGGCGACGGCGTTGCAGCACCTCGGTGCCTACAGCGCCCGGGTCGACGCCACCACCGCCGACGTCGTCGACGACGAGGTGCCCGACGCCTGGCTCCGGGCCGCGATCGGCTACCACCTCGGCTGGCACGACGAGCAGCTCCGCCCCCTCGCCCCCGACGCCCGCACCCCGGCCGGCAAGAAGCTCCGGGCCACCCTGGCGGTCCTGGCGTCGCGAGCCGCCGATCCCACCTCCACCGGGGACGTCGACGCGGTGCTGCCGTTCGCGGCGGCGGTGGAGCTGGTGCACAACTGGAGCCTCGTGCACGACGACATCGAAGACGGCGACCGCACCCGTCGGGGGCGGCCGGCGCTGTGGACGGTGGTGGGGGAGCCGCACGCCATCAACATCGGCGACTGCACCTACGCCCTCGCCCTGCGCTGCATCGAGCGGTCGCCGGCCCAGACCGCGGAGCTGCTGTCGCAGCTGGCCCGCACGGCGGTCGACCTGACCGTCGGCCAGATGCGCGACCTCACCTTCGAGACGGTGCCCGACATCGGCGTCGACCGCTACCTGGAGATGATCGAGGGCAAGACCGGCGCCCTGCTGCGCTGCGCCACCTACGGCGGGGCGCTCGTCGGGTCCGGCGGCGACCCGGCCATCGCCGCCGCCTTCGGGGAGTTCGGGCGGCGGCTCGGCCTCGCCTTCCAGATCCGCGACGACGTCCTCGGCATCTGGGGCACCGACACCGAGACCGGCAAGCCCACCGGCGCCGACATCCGCCGGCGCAAGAAGAGCCTGCCGATCGTCCTCGGGCTGGAGCGGTCGCAGGGCACCACCCGGGTGCTGCTCCAGCGGCTCTACGCCCAGCAGTTCCCCCTGACGGCAGCCGACGAGCAGTTCGTGCTGGAGGCTCTCGACGACTGCGGCGCCTACGGGCTCGCCCAGGCCTGGGCCCGCCGGCACCGCGGCGAGGCGCTGGCCGCCCTGGCGCCCCTGGCCGAACGGGCCGTCGCCCCGGACGCCCGCGCCGCCTTCGCCGCCCTGCACCTCCTCGCCGACTTCGTGACCGAACGAGACCACTGA
- a CDS encoding MarR family winged helix-turn-helix transcriptional regulator has translation MEELRPTTGSLVWHLALRWRAAVDREVAQFGLTHAQYSALASLRALARRGETPSQRRLAEYTGLGPIYVSKLARALERGGLVARVTDPTDARARQLTLTDQGAEIADRAMTVVRALDAELTAPLGGPDGSRIRTLGKSLQTLLQAAPEPEPEPDVETGDEP, from the coding sequence GTGGAAGAGCTCCGACCCACCACCGGTTCCCTGGTGTGGCACCTGGCGCTGCGGTGGCGGGCGGCGGTCGACCGGGAGGTGGCGCAGTTCGGGCTGACCCACGCCCAGTACTCGGCGCTGGCCTCGCTGCGGGCCCTCGCCCGCCGGGGGGAGACCCCGAGCCAGCGCCGGCTCGCCGAGTACACCGGGCTGGGGCCGATCTACGTGTCGAAGCTGGCGCGGGCGCTCGAGCGGGGCGGGCTGGTCGCCCGGGTGACCGACCCCACCGACGCCCGGGCCCGGCAGCTCACGCTCACCGACCAGGGCGCGGAGATCGCCGACCGGGCGATGACCGTCGTCCGGGCGCTCGACGCCGAGCTGACCGCGCCCCTGGGCGGCCCGGACGGCAGCCGCATCCGCACCCTCGGGAAGTCCCTGCAAACGCTGTTGCAGGCGGCCCCCGAACCCGAACCCGAACCCGACGTCGAGACCGGAGACGAGCCATGA
- a CDS encoding PhzF family phenazine biosynthesis protein, with protein MTRRSRPFRQVDVFTDTPYRGNPVAVVLVGDDLDTEAMQRFARWTNLSETTFVLPTTDPGADYRVRIFTPGGELPFAGHPTLGTCHAWLTAGGRPRRPDVTVQQCGVGLVPVRRSDAGTLAFAAPPLQREGPVEEPLVQQVAEVLGIDRADVLDAEWVDNGPGWLAVLLGSVDAVLALRPGSSDLDIGVVALYPPADEGDSADPADPAIEVRAFFPKDGGSSLAEDPVTGSLNASLASWLLRTGRVTAPYVAGQGTVLGRAGRVSIDVDDAGTIWVGGGTVTCIEGTVTV; from the coding sequence GTGACCCGCCGCAGCCGCCCGTTCCGCCAGGTCGACGTCTTCACCGACACGCCGTACCGGGGCAACCCCGTGGCCGTGGTGCTCGTCGGCGACGACCTCGACACGGAGGCGATGCAGCGGTTCGCCCGGTGGACCAACCTCTCCGAGACGACGTTCGTCCTACCGACCACCGACCCCGGCGCCGACTACCGGGTGCGCATCTTCACCCCCGGCGGCGAGCTGCCGTTCGCCGGCCACCCCACGCTGGGCACCTGCCACGCCTGGCTCACCGCGGGCGGCCGGCCCCGGCGACCTGACGTCACCGTGCAGCAGTGCGGCGTCGGCCTGGTGCCCGTGCGCCGATCCGACGCGGGGACGCTGGCCTTCGCCGCCCCGCCGCTGCAGCGCGAGGGCCCGGTGGAGGAGCCGCTGGTGCAGCAGGTCGCCGAGGTGCTGGGGATCGACCGCGCCGACGTCCTCGACGCCGAGTGGGTCGACAACGGCCCCGGCTGGCTCGCCGTGCTGCTGGGCAGCGTCGACGCGGTGCTAGCGCTGCGGCCCGGCTCGTCCGACCTCGACATCGGCGTCGTCGCCCTCTACCCGCCGGCCGACGAGGGCGACTCCGCCGACCCGGCCGACCCGGCCATCGAGGTGCGCGCCTTCTTCCCCAAGGACGGCGGCTCCAGCCTCGCCGAGGACCCGGTCACCGGCAGCCTCAACGCCTCGCTGGCCTCGTGGTTGCTGCGCACCGGCCGGGTGACGGCGCCCTACGTCGCCGGTCAGGGGACCGTGCTGGGCCGCGCCGGCCGGGTCTCGATCGACGTCGATGACGCCGGCACCATCTGGGTGGGTGGCGGCACCGTCACCTGCATCGAGGGCACCGTGACCGTCTGA
- a CDS encoding ferredoxin reductase, with product MVSIPWRVATVVGITDETARARTFHLAVPDRPPHRAGQHYVVRLTAPDGYTASRSYSVASPPDDTDRLDLTVERLDDGEVSTFLHDEVVVGDELEVRGPIGGWFVWDGDAPALLVGGGSGVVPLMAMLRLARRSGRSDLVRLVLSVRSPDDLYYADEIPGPETTVAYSRAAPPGDGRPVGRLRADDLAPHLRDLGDDTTVYVCGSAGFAGAAGDLCVDLGVPAEHVRVERFGPSG from the coding sequence GTGGTGAGCATCCCCTGGCGGGTCGCCACCGTGGTCGGCATCACCGACGAGACGGCCCGCGCCCGCACCTTCCACCTCGCCGTGCCCGACCGCCCACCCCACCGGGCCGGCCAGCACTACGTGGTGCGCCTCACCGCCCCGGACGGCTACACCGCCTCGCGCTCGTACTCGGTCGCCTCGCCGCCCGACGACACCGACCGCCTCGACCTCACCGTCGAACGCCTCGACGACGGCGAGGTCTCCACCTTCCTGCACGACGAGGTGGTGGTCGGCGACGAGCTGGAGGTGCGGGGGCCCATCGGCGGCTGGTTCGTGTGGGACGGCGACGCCCCCGCGCTGCTGGTCGGCGGCGGCTCCGGCGTGGTGCCGCTGATGGCGATGCTGCGGCTGGCCCGTCGCTCGGGTCGCTCCGACCTCGTGCGGCTGGTCCTCTCCGTCCGCAGCCCGGACGACCTCTACTACGCCGACGAGATCCCCGGCCCCGAGACCACCGTCGCCTACTCCCGGGCGGCGCCGCCGGGCGACGGGCGTCCGGTCGGTCGCCTGCGCGCCGACGACCTGGCGCCGCACCTCCGCGACCTCGGCGACGACACCACCGTGTACGTCTGCGGGTCGGCCGGCTTCGCCGGCGCCGCCGGTGACCTCTGCGTCGACCTCGGCGTCCCCGCCGAGCACGTCCGGGTGGAGCGCTTCGGCCCCAGCGGGTGA